Proteins from one Penicillium digitatum chromosome 2, complete sequence genomic window:
- a CDS encoding 2,4-dienoyl-CoA reductase, putative, which yields MAEADHTGYNFTSRTHHDTYPAIDPTKRDLSSKYIFITGASKGIGRETALSYSRAGCAGIAVGARTNLTGLAPSLSEAASAAGKPVPQIVVVPLDVTDEKSVTAAAATVNEAFPRLDILINNAGYLEKRAKIAESDPEEWWRTWNVNVRGPYLVTRAFLPQILVKGGEKIVVNLSSIAAHLIAPGGSAYQTSKLALQRWTEFLHVDHGPDGILTFAVHPGGVPTDMGKRLPLERQVVLTETPRLCADKLVFLTERRREWLAARYISVTWDMEEFLEREAEIIQSDKLKVRMVI from the exons ATGGCAGAAGCAGACCATACCG GATACAATTTCACATCCCGTACTCATCATGACACTTATCCCGCAATCGACCCAACCAAACGAGATCTCTCGTCCAAGTACATCTTTATCACGGGAGCATCAAAGGGCATCGGTCGAGAAACAGCACTGTCTTACAGTCGCGCAGGCTGCGCCGGCATCGCCGTCGGCGCAAGAACCAATCTGACCGGACTCGCCCCATCCCTTAGCGAGGCAGCCTCCGCAGCAGGGAAGCCCGTGCCGCAGATAGTAGTCGTGCCGTTAGACGTGACAGACGAGAAATCTGTCACAGCCGCCGCTGCAACAGTCAACGAAGCATTCCCGCGTCTCGACATCCTGATCAATAACGCGGGGTATCTAGAGAAGCGCGCTAAGATCGCCGAAAGCGACCCGGAAGAGTGGTGGCGGACCTGGAATGTCAATGTCCGGGGACCATATCTTGTCACGCGGGCTTTTCTACCACAGATTTTGGTAAAGGGAGGGGAAAAGATCGTTGTCAATCTCAGTAGCATTGCGGCGCATCTGATAGCTCCCGGTGGCTCGGCGTATCAGACCAGCAAGCTTGCCCTCCAGCGATGGACGGAGTTTCTGCATGTCGATCATGGCCCGGATGGTATTCTGACTTTTGCTGTGCATCCCGGCGGGGTGCCGACTGATATGGGAAAGCGGCTGCCGTTGGAGAGGCAGGTTGTGTTGACAGAGACGCCGAGACTTTGTGCGGATAAGCTTGTGTTTTTGACTGAGCGGAGGCGGGAGTGGTTGGCGGCACGGTATATATCTGTGACTTGGGATATGGAAGAGTTTCTTGAGAGAGAGGCGGAGATTATACAGAGTGATAAACTGAAAGTTCGGATGGTTATTTAA